The nucleotide sequence CATGACAAGGTATACCCTTGCCTTTGCTTCCACGTCAGGGAATCCCTCTTCAACAATTCTGCAGTAGGCTGAGTCCCTGTCTAGTTCTTCAATAACTCCGAGCCACTGACCACCGGAATTATCAAAGCCCATGACTTTAGCGCCGCATTCAAGCCGCACCACATGAGTCAGGTGATGAAATTCTTCTCCGGCTATGTTAAAAGTGTCCTTTTCACGGGACGAGATTTTAAAACGGTGCATAGGATTCCTTCTCTCGAGAAAATAAAGAAGCCACTTGATACACTCAAGCAAACACAGCTTTCAGCAGTACCCAGCCTGCATCTTCAAGCCTGCCGACACAGCGAAGGCCAGCCGCATTCATTTCTCCCAGAACATCGTCTTCCCGGGTATCAATGATGCCGGAAGCAAGAAGGATACCCTCCGGTTTCATCAGCTGAGGCAAGGACGGCAGGAGTTCAATGATCACATCCGCGATGATATTGGCGATGACGACATCAGCTTTCCCCGTAAAGACCTCACCGAGGTTTCCCGTTTCAATCTTAATTTTATCTTCCATGTGATTCAGCGCTGCATTTTGCCGCGCAATCCTCACAGCCAGGCCGTCAATGTCGCCAGCCTGGACGTTTGCGCCGAGCTTGGCGGCCGCCACAGCCAGGATCCCGGAGCCGGTGCCAATATCAAAGACGTCCAGACCTTCCTGAATATGGTCTTCCAGCGCCTCCAGGCAGAGAGCGGTTGTCGGATGGGTACCCGTCCCAAAAGCCATCCCAGGATCAATCTCAATGATGACCACCTGGTCCTGCATATCTGTCTGTTCCCAAGTCGGTTTGATCAAGAAGCGTTTGCCGATTCGGACCGGTTTAAAGTATTGCTTCCATTCGTTCTCCCAGTCTTCTTCCTTCACCATCACGGAATTCGTTTCTATCATCCAGGCCGGAAATAATTCCTTGAAGAGCAGAAGTTCTTCCCGCAAGGAGGTAATCCTGGGACTTAAGCTTTCATCCTCCGGAAAATAACCCTTGACCACACACTTTCCTGTCACTTCCAAATCCGCATAAATATGATAATCCCAGATCCCTGATTCAACATACCCTTTAATCAGTTCAGGCGATTCGACAACTACCCCCTTGCTGCCAATCCGATAAAAAAGATCAGTAACAGCCTCCTCTCCCTCAGATGATACTGTTACCGCTATCTCAGTCCAATTCATGGCTAACTCCCTTTTCTTCGGTCGTTTTGACCGATCAAACA is from Dehalobacter sp. 12DCB1 and encodes:
- the prmA gene encoding 50S ribosomal protein L11 methyltransferase encodes the protein MNWTEIAVTVSSEGEEAVTDLFYRIGSKGVVVESPELIKGYVESGIWDYHIYADLEVTGKCVVKGYFPEDESLSPRITSLREELLLFKELFPAWMIETNSVMVKEEDWENEWKQYFKPVRIGKRFLIKPTWEQTDMQDQVVIIEIDPGMAFGTGTHPTTALCLEALEDHIQEGLDVFDIGTGSGILAVAAAKLGANVQAGDIDGLAVRIARQNAALNHMEDKIKIETGNLGEVFTGKADVVIANIIADVIIELLPSLPQLMKPEGILLASGIIDTREDDVLGEMNAAGLRCVGRLEDAGWVLLKAVFA